In a genomic window of Streptomyces pristinaespiralis:
- a CDS encoding cation:proton antiporter regulatory subunit → MEPTAHVSKTALPGVGTRYDLKTDAGAHLSVVVHQDGRRILAFHDPEDDDACKDAAALAPHEATALSKLLVPDPVAHLHQHIEIDLVTEHIPVTKRSPYAGRLLADTQARTRTGASIVAVLRRTAAFPSPTPDFRFAIGDTLVVVGTREGVDAVAELITGG, encoded by the coding sequence ATGGAACCCACCGCACACGTCAGCAAAACCGCCCTGCCCGGAGTCGGCACGAGGTACGACCTCAAGACCGACGCCGGCGCGCACCTGTCCGTCGTCGTGCACCAGGACGGCCGCCGCATCCTCGCCTTCCACGACCCGGAGGACGACGACGCCTGCAAGGACGCCGCCGCCCTCGCCCCCCACGAGGCGACCGCACTGTCCAAGCTGCTCGTCCCCGACCCGGTCGCGCACCTGCACCAGCACATCGAGATCGACCTCGTCACCGAGCACATCCCCGTGACGAAACGGTCCCCCTACGCCGGCCGGCTGCTCGCCGACACCCAGGCGCGCACCCGCACAGGAGCGTCCATCGTCGCCGTACTGCGTCGCACCGCGGCGTTCCCCTCGCCCACGCCCGACTTCCGCTTCGCCATCGGCGACACGCTCGTCGTCGTCGGAACCCGCGAAGGCGTCGACGCCGTCGCCGAACTGATCACCGGAGGATAG